The following are encoded in a window of Narcine bancroftii isolate sNarBan1 chromosome 2, sNarBan1.hap1, whole genome shotgun sequence genomic DNA:
- the LOC138754226 gene encoding transient receptor potential cation channel subfamily V member 6-like isoform X4, translating to MVAPGIEALARGGRRMLRRMWGQRERETGVGELYLLQAKRIRENPLFLACKENDVGGIKKLLTSGTTDVFQRGALGETVLHVAVLHHNLESVVALLDAVPDLVNEPAASDVYRGETALHIAVLNQDTQIVREMLDRGADVRTPRVTGSYFKRSPENLAYFGEHVLSFAACCGNEEIIQLLIDGGADIAAVDSLGNTVLHILALQPNKTIACQMYDLIEGLEGTETVVRAGTVPNHDGLTPLKLAAIEGNLVMFDHLMKKQRLVCWELGPISHCLYNLQEIDSWQEDRSVLELVLSSKKTEALSILDLSPLVQLISLKWAGYGRFYFRLLTLFYLLYIIVFTLCCVFRPLKARVGNVTDSRDTTIYVQRTLQEAYGSSSDHVRLVGELISVLGAMVTLLLEIPDIMRFGVRQYFGKTALGGPFHVIIISHAGLVLLILVLRLTDTPGEVVAMSLALVLGWCNVMFFARGFAMLGPFTITIQKMIFGDLIRFCWLMFLVLLGFTAAFHLTFQTLEPDLWPHFRDFSTCLFTMFQLFLGLLDIPINYEKLTPAIIKVLYVAYMVLAFLLMVNLLIAVMGDTHWRVADKRDQLWRAQGPGEDRHGVPETASLCPTFPCRPFFPHGEPSREWVGNCPPVSDRDGRGAEVGTGLPCLRLSFINGGGGIKGLEVNALSR from the exons ATGGTGGCCCCAGGAATCGAGGCTCTGGCCAGAGGAGGCAGACGGATGCTACGCAGGATGTGGggccagagggagagggaaactgGCGTCGGGGAGTTATATCTCCTGCAGGCGAAGAG AATACGGGAAAACCCGCTCTTTCTGGCCTGTAAGGAGAACGACGTTGGAGGGATCAAGAAACTGCTGACCAGTGGAACGACGGACGTGTTCCAGAGAG gagCTCTGGGGGAAACTGTGCTCCACGTGGCCGTTCTTCACCACAATCTGGAGTCGGTCGTTGCTCTGTTGGACGCCGTACCCGACCTGGTGAACGAGCCAGCAGCGTCCGATGTTTACCGAG GCGAGACCGCCCTCCACATCGCGGTGTTGAACCAGGACACGCAGATCGTGCGTGAAATGCTCGACCGTGGAGCAGACGTTCGGACGCCGCGTGTCACGGGGTCGTACTTCAAACGCAGCCCAGAGAACCTGGCTTACTTCG GGGAACATGTCCTCTCCTTTGCCGCCTGCTGTGGGAACGAAGAGATTATCCAACTTCTCATCGACGGTGGGGCTGACATCGCGGCCGTTGACTCCCTCG GCAACACAGTCCTTCACATCCTGGCCCTCCAGCCCAACAAGACCATCGCCTGCCAGATGTACGACCTTATCGAGGGGCTCGAGGGGACAGAGACGGTGGTCCGAGCGGGCACTGTCCCCAACCATGACGGGCTTACCCCTCTCAAGCTGGCTGCCATCGAGGGAAATCTGGTG ATGTTCGACCACCTGATGAAGAAACAACGGCTGGTTTGCTGGGAGTTGGGGCCCATCTCCCACTGTCTCTATAACCTGCAGGAGATTGACTCTTGGCAAGAGGATCGCTCCGTCCTGGAACTCGTGCTGTCCAGCAAGAAAACCGAG gCCCTCTCCATCCTGGATCTGTCCCCCCTGGTCCAGCTGATCTCCCTGAAGTGGGCTGGTTACGGCCGGTTCTATTTCCGGCTGCTGACCCTGTTTTACCTGCTCTACATCATCGTCTTCACGCTCTGCTGTGTGTTCCGGCCCCTGAAGGCTCGTGTTGGCAACGTTACCGATTCCAGGGACACAACCATCTACGTGCAGAGAACACTGCAG GAAGCGTACGGTTCGTCCAGTGACCACGTGCGACTGGTGGGAGAACTGATCAGTGTCCTGGGGGCAATGGTCACCCTCCTCCTCGAG ATTCCAGACATCATGAGGTTTGGAGTACGTCAATATTTTGGGAAAACTGCGCTTGGGGGGCCGTTCCATGTCATCAT tatcAGCCATGCCGGGCTCGTGCTTTTAATCCTGGTCCTTCGCCTGACGGACACGCCGGGAGAGGTGGTGGCCATGTCCCTGGCTCTCGTGCTGGGTTGGTGCAACGTGATGTTCTTTGCCAGGGGCTTTGCAATGCTTGGACCATTCACCATCACCATCCAGAAG ATGATTTTCGGAGATTTAATACGATTTTGTTGGCTAATGTTCCTGGTTCTTCTGGGTTTTACGGCAG CGTTCCATCTCACCTTCCAGACCCTGGAGCCTGACCTGTGGCCCCATTTCCGGGACTTCAGCACCTGCCTGTTCACCATGTTCCAGCTGTTCCTGGGCCTCCTGGACATTCCCATCAACTACGAGAAGTTGACTCCGGCCATCATCAAGGTTCTCTACGTTGCATACATGGTCCTCGCCTTCCTGCTCATGGTCAATCTGCTCATCGCCGTCATGGGGGACACGCACTGGCGAGTGGCCGACAagagggaccagctgtggagagCTCAG GGTCCAGGAGAGGACCGACATGGGGTCCCAGAAACTGCATCGTTATGCCCAACATTTCCGTGCCGGCCATTCTTTCCCCACGGCGAACCCTCCCGGGAGTGGGTGGGAAATTGTCCGCCAGTCAGCGACAGAGACGGGAGGGGCGCGGAGGTCGGCACAGGTCTTCCATGTCTGAGACTGTCCTtcatcaatgggggggggggaatcaaggGTCTAGAGGTGAACGCCCTCTCTCGCTGA
- the LOC138754226 gene encoding transient receptor potential cation channel subfamily V member 5-like isoform X5, producing MVAPGIEALARGGRRMLRRMWGQRERETGVGELYLLQAKRIRENPLFLACKENDVGGIKKLLTSGTTDVFQRGALGETVLHVAVLHHNLESVVALLDAVPDLVNEPAASDVYRGETALHIAVLNQDTQIVREMLDRGADVRTPRVTGSYFKRSPENLAYFGEHVLSFAACCGNEEIIQLLIDGGADIAAVDSLGNTVLHILALQPNKTIACQMYDLIEGLEGTETVVRAGTVPNHDGLTPLKLAAIEGNLVMFDHLMKKQRLVCWELGPISHCLYNLQEIDSWQEDRSVLELVLSSKKTEALSILDLSPLVQLISLKWAGYGRFYFRLLTLFYLLYIIVFTLCCVFRPLKARVGNVTDSRDTTIYVQRTLQEAYGSSSDHVRLVGELISVLGAMVTLLLEIPDIMRFGVRQYFGKTALGGPFHVIIISHAGLVLLILVLRLTDTPGEVVAMSLALVLGWCNVMFFARGFAMLGPFTITIQKMIFGDLIRFCWLMFLVLLGFTAAVPGPPGHSHQLREVDSGHHQGSLRCIHGPRLPAHGQSAHRRHGGHALASGRQEGPAVESSGSRRGPTWGPRNCIVMPNISVPAILSPRRTLPGVGGKLSASQRQRREGRGGRHRSSMSETVLHQWGGGNQGSRGERPLSLNPRKQGRRERVRRGEGI from the exons ATGGTGGCCCCAGGAATCGAGGCTCTGGCCAGAGGAGGCAGACGGATGCTACGCAGGATGTGGggccagagggagagggaaactgGCGTCGGGGAGTTATATCTCCTGCAGGCGAAGAG AATACGGGAAAACCCGCTCTTTCTGGCCTGTAAGGAGAACGACGTTGGAGGGATCAAGAAACTGCTGACCAGTGGAACGACGGACGTGTTCCAGAGAG gagCTCTGGGGGAAACTGTGCTCCACGTGGCCGTTCTTCACCACAATCTGGAGTCGGTCGTTGCTCTGTTGGACGCCGTACCCGACCTGGTGAACGAGCCAGCAGCGTCCGATGTTTACCGAG GCGAGACCGCCCTCCACATCGCGGTGTTGAACCAGGACACGCAGATCGTGCGTGAAATGCTCGACCGTGGAGCAGACGTTCGGACGCCGCGTGTCACGGGGTCGTACTTCAAACGCAGCCCAGAGAACCTGGCTTACTTCG GGGAACATGTCCTCTCCTTTGCCGCCTGCTGTGGGAACGAAGAGATTATCCAACTTCTCATCGACGGTGGGGCTGACATCGCGGCCGTTGACTCCCTCG GCAACACAGTCCTTCACATCCTGGCCCTCCAGCCCAACAAGACCATCGCCTGCCAGATGTACGACCTTATCGAGGGGCTCGAGGGGACAGAGACGGTGGTCCGAGCGGGCACTGTCCCCAACCATGACGGGCTTACCCCTCTCAAGCTGGCTGCCATCGAGGGAAATCTGGTG ATGTTCGACCACCTGATGAAGAAACAACGGCTGGTTTGCTGGGAGTTGGGGCCCATCTCCCACTGTCTCTATAACCTGCAGGAGATTGACTCTTGGCAAGAGGATCGCTCCGTCCTGGAACTCGTGCTGTCCAGCAAGAAAACCGAG gCCCTCTCCATCCTGGATCTGTCCCCCCTGGTCCAGCTGATCTCCCTGAAGTGGGCTGGTTACGGCCGGTTCTATTTCCGGCTGCTGACCCTGTTTTACCTGCTCTACATCATCGTCTTCACGCTCTGCTGTGTGTTCCGGCCCCTGAAGGCTCGTGTTGGCAACGTTACCGATTCCAGGGACACAACCATCTACGTGCAGAGAACACTGCAG GAAGCGTACGGTTCGTCCAGTGACCACGTGCGACTGGTGGGAGAACTGATCAGTGTCCTGGGGGCAATGGTCACCCTCCTCCTCGAG ATTCCAGACATCATGAGGTTTGGAGTACGTCAATATTTTGGGAAAACTGCGCTTGGGGGGCCGTTCCATGTCATCAT tatcAGCCATGCCGGGCTCGTGCTTTTAATCCTGGTCCTTCGCCTGACGGACACGCCGGGAGAGGTGGTGGCCATGTCCCTGGCTCTCGTGCTGGGTTGGTGCAACGTGATGTTCTTTGCCAGGGGCTTTGCAATGCTTGGACCATTCACCATCACCATCCAGAAG ATGATTTTCGGAGATTTAATACGATTTTGTTGGCTAATGTTCCTGGTTCTTCTGGGTTTTACGGCAG CTGTTCCTGGGCCTCCTGGACATTCCCATCAACTACGAGAAGTTGACTCCGGCCATCATCAAGGTTCTCTACGTTGCATACATGGTCCTCGCCTTCCTGCTCATGGTCAATCTGCTCATCGCCGTCATGGGGGACACGCACTGGCGAGTGGCCGACAagagggaccagctgtggagagCTCAG GGTCCAGGAGAGGACCGACATGGGGTCCCAGAAACTGCATCGTTATGCCCAACATTTCCGTGCCGGCCATTCTTTCCCCACGGCGAACCCTCCCGGGAGTGGGTGGGAAATTGTCCGCCAGTCAGCGACAGAGACGGGAGGGGCGCGGAGGTCGGCACAGGTCTTCCATGTCTGAGACTGTCCTtcatcaatgggggggggggaatcaaggGTCTAGAGGTGAACGCCCTCTCTCGCTGAACCCTAGGAAACAGGGtaggagggagagggtgagaaggggagagggaatttAA
- the LOC138754226 gene encoding transient receptor potential cation channel subfamily V member 6-like isoform X2 encodes MVAPGIEALARGGRRMLRRMWGQRERETGVGELYLLQAKRIRENPLFLACKENDVGGIKKLLTSGTTDVFQRGALGETVLHVAVLHHNLESVVALLDAVPDLVNEPAASDVYRGETALHIAVLNQDTQIVREMLDRGADVRTPRVTGSYFKRSPENLAYFGEHVLSFAACCGNEEIIQLLIDGGADIAAVDSLGNTVLHILALQPNKTIACQMYDLIEGLEGTETVVRAGTVPNHDGLTPLKLAAIEGNLMFDHLMKKQRLVCWELGPISHCLYNLQEIDSWQEDRSVLELVLSSKKTEALSILDLSPLVQLISLKWAGYGRFYFRLLTLFYLLYIIVFTLCCVFRPLKARVGNVTDSRDTTIYVQRTLQEAYGSSSDHVRLVGELISVLGAMVTLLLEIPDIMRFGVRQYFGKTALGGPFHVIIISHAGLVLLILVLRLTDTPGEVVAMSLALVLGWCNVMFFARGFAMLGPFTITIQKMIFGDLIRFCWLMFLVLLGFTAAFHLTFQTLEPDLWPHFRDFSTCLFTMFQLFLGLLDIPINYEKLTPAIIKVLYVAYMVLAFLLMVNLLIAVMGDTHWRVADKRDQLWRAQVVASIILIERHLPRGLCPRVGIDGERVGLAGTWYLRVQERTDMGSQKLHRYAQHFRAGHSFPTANPPGSGWEIVRQSATETGGARRSAQVFHV; translated from the exons ATGGTGGCCCCAGGAATCGAGGCTCTGGCCAGAGGAGGCAGACGGATGCTACGCAGGATGTGGggccagagggagagggaaactgGCGTCGGGGAGTTATATCTCCTGCAGGCGAAGAG AATACGGGAAAACCCGCTCTTTCTGGCCTGTAAGGAGAACGACGTTGGAGGGATCAAGAAACTGCTGACCAGTGGAACGACGGACGTGTTCCAGAGAG gagCTCTGGGGGAAACTGTGCTCCACGTGGCCGTTCTTCACCACAATCTGGAGTCGGTCGTTGCTCTGTTGGACGCCGTACCCGACCTGGTGAACGAGCCAGCAGCGTCCGATGTTTACCGAG GCGAGACCGCCCTCCACATCGCGGTGTTGAACCAGGACACGCAGATCGTGCGTGAAATGCTCGACCGTGGAGCAGACGTTCGGACGCCGCGTGTCACGGGGTCGTACTTCAAACGCAGCCCAGAGAACCTGGCTTACTTCG GGGAACATGTCCTCTCCTTTGCCGCCTGCTGTGGGAACGAAGAGATTATCCAACTTCTCATCGACGGTGGGGCTGACATCGCGGCCGTTGACTCCCTCG GCAACACAGTCCTTCACATCCTGGCCCTCCAGCCCAACAAGACCATCGCCTGCCAGATGTACGACCTTATCGAGGGGCTCGAGGGGACAGAGACGGTGGTCCGAGCGGGCACTGTCCCCAACCATGACGGGCTTACCCCTCTCAAGCTGGCTGCCATCGAGGGAAATCTG ATGTTCGACCACCTGATGAAGAAACAACGGCTGGTTTGCTGGGAGTTGGGGCCCATCTCCCACTGTCTCTATAACCTGCAGGAGATTGACTCTTGGCAAGAGGATCGCTCCGTCCTGGAACTCGTGCTGTCCAGCAAGAAAACCGAG gCCCTCTCCATCCTGGATCTGTCCCCCCTGGTCCAGCTGATCTCCCTGAAGTGGGCTGGTTACGGCCGGTTCTATTTCCGGCTGCTGACCCTGTTTTACCTGCTCTACATCATCGTCTTCACGCTCTGCTGTGTGTTCCGGCCCCTGAAGGCTCGTGTTGGCAACGTTACCGATTCCAGGGACACAACCATCTACGTGCAGAGAACACTGCAG GAAGCGTACGGTTCGTCCAGTGACCACGTGCGACTGGTGGGAGAACTGATCAGTGTCCTGGGGGCAATGGTCACCCTCCTCCTCGAG ATTCCAGACATCATGAGGTTTGGAGTACGTCAATATTTTGGGAAAACTGCGCTTGGGGGGCCGTTCCATGTCATCAT tatcAGCCATGCCGGGCTCGTGCTTTTAATCCTGGTCCTTCGCCTGACGGACACGCCGGGAGAGGTGGTGGCCATGTCCCTGGCTCTCGTGCTGGGTTGGTGCAACGTGATGTTCTTTGCCAGGGGCTTTGCAATGCTTGGACCATTCACCATCACCATCCAGAAG ATGATTTTCGGAGATTTAATACGATTTTGTTGGCTAATGTTCCTGGTTCTTCTGGGTTTTACGGCAG CGTTCCATCTCACCTTCCAGACCCTGGAGCCTGACCTGTGGCCCCATTTCCGGGACTTCAGCACCTGCCTGTTCACCATGTTCCAGCTGTTCCTGGGCCTCCTGGACATTCCCATCAACTACGAGAAGTTGACTCCGGCCATCATCAAGGTTCTCTACGTTGCATACATGGTCCTCGCCTTCCTGCTCATGGTCAATCTGCTCATCGCCGTCATGGGGGACACGCACTGGCGAGTGGCCGACAagagggaccagctgtggagagCTCAG GTTGTTGCCAGCATCATCCTGATCGAGAGACACCTCCCGCGGGGTCTGTGTCCACGAGTTGGCATCGAcggagagagagtggggctggCCGGTACCTGGTACCTCAG GGTCCAGGAGAGGACCGACATGGGGTCCCAGAAACTGCATCGTTATGCCCAACATTTCCGTGCCGGCCATTCTTTCCCCACGGCGAACCCTCCCGGGAGTGGGTGGGAAATTGTCCGCCAGTCAGCGACAGAGACGGGAGGGGCGCGGAGGTCGGCACAGGTCTTCCATGTCTGA
- the LOC138754226 gene encoding transient receptor potential cation channel subfamily V member 6-like isoform X6 yields the protein MVAPGIEALARGGRRMLRRMWGQRERETGVGELYLLQAKRIRENPLFLACKENDVGGIKKLLTSGTTDVFQRGALGETVLHVAVLHHNLESVVALLDAVPDLVNEPAASDVYRGETALHIAVLNQDTQIVREMLDRGADVRTPRVTGSYFKRSPENLAYFGEHVLSFAACCGNEEIIQLLIDGGADIAAVDSLGNTVLHILALQPNKTIACQMYDLIEGLEGTETVVRAGTVPNHDGLTPLKLAAIEGNLVMFDHLMKKQRLVCWELGPISHCLYNLQEIDSWQEDRSVLELVLSSKKTEALSILDLSPLVQLISLKWAGYGRFYFRLLTLFYLLYIIVFTLCCVFRPLKARVGNVTDSRDTTIYVQRTLQIPDIMRFGVRQYFGKTALGGPFHVIIISHAGLVLLILVLRLTDTPGEVVAMSLALVLGWCNVMFFARGFAMLGPFTITIQKMIFGDLIRFCWLMFLVLLGFTAAFHLTFQTLEPDLWPHFRDFSTCLFTMFQLFLGLLDIPINYEKLTPAIIKVLYVAYMVLAFLLMVNLLIAVMGDTHWRVADKRDQLWRAQVVASIILIERHLPRGLCPRVGIDGERVGLAGTWYLRVQERTDMGSQKLHRYAQHFRAGHSFPTANPPGSGWEIVRQSATETGGARRSAQVFHV from the exons ATGGTGGCCCCAGGAATCGAGGCTCTGGCCAGAGGAGGCAGACGGATGCTACGCAGGATGTGGggccagagggagagggaaactgGCGTCGGGGAGTTATATCTCCTGCAGGCGAAGAG AATACGGGAAAACCCGCTCTTTCTGGCCTGTAAGGAGAACGACGTTGGAGGGATCAAGAAACTGCTGACCAGTGGAACGACGGACGTGTTCCAGAGAG gagCTCTGGGGGAAACTGTGCTCCACGTGGCCGTTCTTCACCACAATCTGGAGTCGGTCGTTGCTCTGTTGGACGCCGTACCCGACCTGGTGAACGAGCCAGCAGCGTCCGATGTTTACCGAG GCGAGACCGCCCTCCACATCGCGGTGTTGAACCAGGACACGCAGATCGTGCGTGAAATGCTCGACCGTGGAGCAGACGTTCGGACGCCGCGTGTCACGGGGTCGTACTTCAAACGCAGCCCAGAGAACCTGGCTTACTTCG GGGAACATGTCCTCTCCTTTGCCGCCTGCTGTGGGAACGAAGAGATTATCCAACTTCTCATCGACGGTGGGGCTGACATCGCGGCCGTTGACTCCCTCG GCAACACAGTCCTTCACATCCTGGCCCTCCAGCCCAACAAGACCATCGCCTGCCAGATGTACGACCTTATCGAGGGGCTCGAGGGGACAGAGACGGTGGTCCGAGCGGGCACTGTCCCCAACCATGACGGGCTTACCCCTCTCAAGCTGGCTGCCATCGAGGGAAATCTGGTG ATGTTCGACCACCTGATGAAGAAACAACGGCTGGTTTGCTGGGAGTTGGGGCCCATCTCCCACTGTCTCTATAACCTGCAGGAGATTGACTCTTGGCAAGAGGATCGCTCCGTCCTGGAACTCGTGCTGTCCAGCAAGAAAACCGAG gCCCTCTCCATCCTGGATCTGTCCCCCCTGGTCCAGCTGATCTCCCTGAAGTGGGCTGGTTACGGCCGGTTCTATTTCCGGCTGCTGACCCTGTTTTACCTGCTCTACATCATCGTCTTCACGCTCTGCTGTGTGTTCCGGCCCCTGAAGGCTCGTGTTGGCAACGTTACCGATTCCAGGGACACAACCATCTACGTGCAGAGAACACTGCAG ATTCCAGACATCATGAGGTTTGGAGTACGTCAATATTTTGGGAAAACTGCGCTTGGGGGGCCGTTCCATGTCATCAT tatcAGCCATGCCGGGCTCGTGCTTTTAATCCTGGTCCTTCGCCTGACGGACACGCCGGGAGAGGTGGTGGCCATGTCCCTGGCTCTCGTGCTGGGTTGGTGCAACGTGATGTTCTTTGCCAGGGGCTTTGCAATGCTTGGACCATTCACCATCACCATCCAGAAG ATGATTTTCGGAGATTTAATACGATTTTGTTGGCTAATGTTCCTGGTTCTTCTGGGTTTTACGGCAG CGTTCCATCTCACCTTCCAGACCCTGGAGCCTGACCTGTGGCCCCATTTCCGGGACTTCAGCACCTGCCTGTTCACCATGTTCCAGCTGTTCCTGGGCCTCCTGGACATTCCCATCAACTACGAGAAGTTGACTCCGGCCATCATCAAGGTTCTCTACGTTGCATACATGGTCCTCGCCTTCCTGCTCATGGTCAATCTGCTCATCGCCGTCATGGGGGACACGCACTGGCGAGTGGCCGACAagagggaccagctgtggagagCTCAG GTTGTTGCCAGCATCATCCTGATCGAGAGACACCTCCCGCGGGGTCTGTGTCCACGAGTTGGCATCGAcggagagagagtggggctggCCGGTACCTGGTACCTCAG GGTCCAGGAGAGGACCGACATGGGGTCCCAGAAACTGCATCGTTATGCCCAACATTTCCGTGCCGGCCATTCTTTCCCCACGGCGAACCCTCCCGGGAGTGGGTGGGAAATTGTCCGCCAGTCAGCGACAGAGACGGGAGGGGCGCGGAGGTCGGCACAGGTCTTCCATGTCTGA
- the LOC138754226 gene encoding transient receptor potential cation channel subfamily V member 6-like isoform X1, with amino-acid sequence MVAPGIEALARGGRRMLRRMWGQRERETGVGELYLLQAKRIRENPLFLACKENDVGGIKKLLTSGTTDVFQRGALGETVLHVAVLHHNLESVVALLDAVPDLVNEPAASDVYRGETALHIAVLNQDTQIVREMLDRGADVRTPRVTGSYFKRSPENLAYFGEHVLSFAACCGNEEIIQLLIDGGADIAAVDSLGNTVLHILALQPNKTIACQMYDLIEGLEGTETVVRAGTVPNHDGLTPLKLAAIEGNLVMFDHLMKKQRLVCWELGPISHCLYNLQEIDSWQEDRSVLELVLSSKKTEALSILDLSPLVQLISLKWAGYGRFYFRLLTLFYLLYIIVFTLCCVFRPLKARVGNVTDSRDTTIYVQRTLQEAYGSSSDHVRLVGELISVLGAMVTLLLEIPDIMRFGVRQYFGKTALGGPFHVIIISHAGLVLLILVLRLTDTPGEVVAMSLALVLGWCNVMFFARGFAMLGPFTITIQKMIFGDLIRFCWLMFLVLLGFTAAFHLTFQTLEPDLWPHFRDFSTCLFTMFQLFLGLLDIPINYEKLTPAIIKVLYVAYMVLAFLLMVNLLIAVMGDTHWRVADKRDQLWRAQVVASIILIERHLPRGLCPRVGIDGERVGLAGTWYLRVQERTDMGSQKLHRYAQHFRAGHSFPTANPPGSGWEIVRQSATETGGARRSAQVFHV; translated from the exons ATGGTGGCCCCAGGAATCGAGGCTCTGGCCAGAGGAGGCAGACGGATGCTACGCAGGATGTGGggccagagggagagggaaactgGCGTCGGGGAGTTATATCTCCTGCAGGCGAAGAG AATACGGGAAAACCCGCTCTTTCTGGCCTGTAAGGAGAACGACGTTGGAGGGATCAAGAAACTGCTGACCAGTGGAACGACGGACGTGTTCCAGAGAG gagCTCTGGGGGAAACTGTGCTCCACGTGGCCGTTCTTCACCACAATCTGGAGTCGGTCGTTGCTCTGTTGGACGCCGTACCCGACCTGGTGAACGAGCCAGCAGCGTCCGATGTTTACCGAG GCGAGACCGCCCTCCACATCGCGGTGTTGAACCAGGACACGCAGATCGTGCGTGAAATGCTCGACCGTGGAGCAGACGTTCGGACGCCGCGTGTCACGGGGTCGTACTTCAAACGCAGCCCAGAGAACCTGGCTTACTTCG GGGAACATGTCCTCTCCTTTGCCGCCTGCTGTGGGAACGAAGAGATTATCCAACTTCTCATCGACGGTGGGGCTGACATCGCGGCCGTTGACTCCCTCG GCAACACAGTCCTTCACATCCTGGCCCTCCAGCCCAACAAGACCATCGCCTGCCAGATGTACGACCTTATCGAGGGGCTCGAGGGGACAGAGACGGTGGTCCGAGCGGGCACTGTCCCCAACCATGACGGGCTTACCCCTCTCAAGCTGGCTGCCATCGAGGGAAATCTGGTG ATGTTCGACCACCTGATGAAGAAACAACGGCTGGTTTGCTGGGAGTTGGGGCCCATCTCCCACTGTCTCTATAACCTGCAGGAGATTGACTCTTGGCAAGAGGATCGCTCCGTCCTGGAACTCGTGCTGTCCAGCAAGAAAACCGAG gCCCTCTCCATCCTGGATCTGTCCCCCCTGGTCCAGCTGATCTCCCTGAAGTGGGCTGGTTACGGCCGGTTCTATTTCCGGCTGCTGACCCTGTTTTACCTGCTCTACATCATCGTCTTCACGCTCTGCTGTGTGTTCCGGCCCCTGAAGGCTCGTGTTGGCAACGTTACCGATTCCAGGGACACAACCATCTACGTGCAGAGAACACTGCAG GAAGCGTACGGTTCGTCCAGTGACCACGTGCGACTGGTGGGAGAACTGATCAGTGTCCTGGGGGCAATGGTCACCCTCCTCCTCGAG ATTCCAGACATCATGAGGTTTGGAGTACGTCAATATTTTGGGAAAACTGCGCTTGGGGGGCCGTTCCATGTCATCAT tatcAGCCATGCCGGGCTCGTGCTTTTAATCCTGGTCCTTCGCCTGACGGACACGCCGGGAGAGGTGGTGGCCATGTCCCTGGCTCTCGTGCTGGGTTGGTGCAACGTGATGTTCTTTGCCAGGGGCTTTGCAATGCTTGGACCATTCACCATCACCATCCAGAAG ATGATTTTCGGAGATTTAATACGATTTTGTTGGCTAATGTTCCTGGTTCTTCTGGGTTTTACGGCAG CGTTCCATCTCACCTTCCAGACCCTGGAGCCTGACCTGTGGCCCCATTTCCGGGACTTCAGCACCTGCCTGTTCACCATGTTCCAGCTGTTCCTGGGCCTCCTGGACATTCCCATCAACTACGAGAAGTTGACTCCGGCCATCATCAAGGTTCTCTACGTTGCATACATGGTCCTCGCCTTCCTGCTCATGGTCAATCTGCTCATCGCCGTCATGGGGGACACGCACTGGCGAGTGGCCGACAagagggaccagctgtggagagCTCAG GTTGTTGCCAGCATCATCCTGATCGAGAGACACCTCCCGCGGGGTCTGTGTCCACGAGTTGGCATCGAcggagagagagtggggctggCCGGTACCTGGTACCTCAG GGTCCAGGAGAGGACCGACATGGGGTCCCAGAAACTGCATCGTTATGCCCAACATTTCCGTGCCGGCCATTCTTTCCCCACGGCGAACCCTCCCGGGAGTGGGTGGGAAATTGTCCGCCAGTCAGCGACAGAGACGGGAGGGGCGCGGAGGTCGGCACAGGTCTTCCATGTCTGA